A single genomic interval of Lepisosteus oculatus isolate fLepOcu1 chromosome 12, fLepOcu1.hap2, whole genome shotgun sequence harbors:
- the lrrfip1a gene encoding nestin isoform X9, which yields MGTQGTGRKRIPNRERLTAEDDALNQIAREAEARLAAKRAARAEAREIRMKELERQQKEIYQVQKKYYGLDNKWGDIEQWMEDNERYSRRTRRNTSISDDDERMSVGSRGSLRAGSRKKSKKKKHSKASSRHSDESRISKSSRHDLQLGNYCSSDLYSNSSLSSSKLQSTQNGARPSMLYSDAPQYRSYRGSVYEDSVCSAARRFNGSNSRAPSEYSGFLGSNSRASSRASSARASPVSQEDCSSVAGFLRSAASSSSVLRDLDDVTIPDLPDVEERSDRDFLEKGSRTASTLSAATLASLGGSSSRRGSGDTSISADTEASIREIKDIHELKDQVQDVELRYIQGLKEVKDSLAEVEEKYRKAMVSNAQMDNEKSNLMYQVDTLKDSLMELEEQLSETRRAYEEKTKEYERERHAHSVLQFQFNEMKETLRQSEELLTEVRQLRLKQDGYVREVSDLQETLEWKDKKIGALERQKEYSDAIRNERDELRDEVVLLKDVLKRHGIVLGQSAATNGEAGEGGPDRPANVDSSPVSAQDPSQTLHSSGDGLLGKAKEVQMESKDVKDVGNKQILEKDENNSVGQHRQQEGAESQEGLGGEKTQEIQGGSELSSPAPCEDSLNNIEEQRLLASIPSQENPEKAWSDSSMASDSVTQVTDTDKGDTHQDGIQKPIQESKLGGDVVCGSTENTSMVDEGEQKREIVVETEKAGIQVVITGPEEEMVREGDEGPENGGNNSEKPEQTSGGFGVTVDENKYQSSDTGSEAIDSASSGVEIQDTNTIEGRIENKTFVERETELKAASEISVESAEVDLVEKHTESKCMDSKRDNILDSGIEGTTDKDVMDGSGQIEKVISVDECATPESTGAVSEEINWSISKCQEEIQGQEARFLKSEAGNTESARDSTLLSLESEVNSVKGEINEELSESLVARLPEGESCDNTLSDKEHDVAITLSEQLHREQYSEVVLRETESEGEERVVSGDSVTPVLPNTQSDPESKGTREEASLDGPTEPPVLECADDPGRDTTDESAIESEGKENEVAQGAEPEMDSKPDENDLDNRIQEEGAEVVKEHDLKTEDSGLGTEDVREKPETQEIDKKTESQSPTEAQDSGCRDLEENEHPQPTGPEFEEGECPQLTGPELKEDERPQLAEPELKEDERPQLAEPELKEDERPQLAEPELEEDKCPQPAEPEHEEVGGPQPTGPEHEDDGHPQPTEPELEEDECPQVTGPELKEDEHPQSIGPELKEDERLQSTGPELEEDECPQPTGPELEEDGRPQPTGPELQEDGSPQVAGPELKEDECPQPTGPEIKEDGRPQPTGSELEEDGCPQPTGPELKEDRPPHSTGPELKEDRPPHSTGPELEEDRHPQQTGPEIQEDRGAHLPGTELEKDGCPQPTGPEVEDDGHPQPTGPDVEDDGRPQPTGPDVEDDGRPQPAGPVLEEDGGPQPTALELEEDGGPQPTALELEEDGGPQPTALELEDDVRPQPAGPEVEDDVRPQPTGPEVEDDVRPQPAGPELEEDGGVQPTAPEHGKENKSVDNEEEKKMELTGGNERKNDGEEKENETEKDIAEILDVGVEFGDNVNTVDLSEEGKSTVSSCNPLVGSPITKGLEEPTGESTVLYPENCELKDKSELQMQGNSDTNVLADTSNLTSEEVSDVSETPEKVDIDTVVTDNSFDAKMDAAKEESQECLTAQGVSSVGALAECVEKVIAQVERTEVEEDEIQEKSQVKDDPVDSLNLKGEGESAERTEVQETDPKEETKTQVKEESPVMLENDLKKGKDMLETNEAQEIGKRENIELQVKHDGSVQDTVNADSEDVSSGRTMDSCVSISEAGASHPEGSNGNKEHQKQTEVQDKCATSPVKEKSETKNAGQAELSKVLCVSEKEQELTSEKEEEEEEDEKGDSFEFEDSALAEEQPREEKIEAASGALEPRTEKKDGNQDVKSVSSDKVEDLEQSKQSEAGETEAPQQESESKPGAHEESSAVKSADRVRESAEDEQDQNGSQEEGNTMEGAVKDKGQTESQAQKSGGARNQEETEGDDLGKADSAKGSKKGKGKGRDDCRMS from the exons CCTTCCATGCTATATAGTGATGCTCCCCAATATCGGAGTTACAGG GGCTCTGTTTACGAGGACAGTGTATGCAGCGCAGCCCGGCGGTTTAATGGCTCTAACTCTCGAGCT CCATCGGAGTACAGTGGCTTTCTGGGGTCCAACTCGCGTGCTTCTTCCAGGGCCAGTTCTGCTCGCGCCAGCCCTGTG TCTCAGGAGGACTGCAGCTCGGTGGCAGGGTTCCTGCGCAGTGCAGCTAGCAGCAGCAGTGTCCTGAGAGACCTGGATGATGTCACTATCCCTGATCTGCCCGAC GTGGAAGAGAGGTCGGACAGGGATTTCCTGGAAAAG GGATCTCGGACAGCTTCCACGTTGTCAGCTGCTACCCTTGCCTCCCTGGGAGGGTCATCTTCTCGTAGAGGGAGTGGGGATACCTCCATCTCTGCTGACACAGAAGCCTCTATTCGAGAGATTAAG GATATTCATGAGCTGAAGGATCAGGTTCAGGATGTGGAACTCAGATATATACAGGGGCTCAAAGAAGTCAAG gactctctggctgaagtggagGAGAAGTATAGGAAAGCCATGGTATCCAATGCCCAGATGGACAATGAGAAGTCTAATCTGATGTACCAGGTGGACACGCTGAAGGACTCCCTGATGGAGCTGGAGGAGCAGCTCTCAGAGACCAGGAGAGCATATGAAGAAAAAACTAAA GAATATGAAAGAGAGAGGCATGCCCACAGCGTGTTACAGTTCCAGTTTAACGAGATGAAAGAGACTCTCCGACAAAGTGAAGAATTATTAACT GAGGTCCGCCAGCTGCGACTGAAGCAGGATGGCTATGTTAGGGAGGTTTCTGACCTGCAGGAAACCCTGGAGTGGAAGGATAAAAAGATTGGG GCCTTAGAGAGGCAGAAGGAATATTCTGACGCTATCCGGAATGAGCGGGATGAGCTCAGGGATGAAGTGGTCCTACTGAAGGACGTTCTGAAG AGACACGGGATTGTTCTGGGCCAGAGCGCAGCCACTAATGGGGAGGCCGGCGAGGGTGGTCCTGACAGACCGGCCAATGTGGACTCCTCCCCAGTGTCAGCTCAGGACCCCTCTCAGACTCTGCACTCTAGTGGGGATGGACTGCTAG GCAAAGCCAAGGAGGTGCAGATGGAAAGTAAAGATGTGAAGGATGTTGGGAATAAGCAGATCTTGGAGAAGGATGAGAACAATTCTGTGGGACAGCACAGGCAACAGGAGGGGGCAGAATCACAGGAAGGGCTTGGTGGAGAAAAGACGCAAGAAATCCAGGGTGGAAGTGAACTGTCTTCACCAGCACCCTGTGAGGACTCACTAAATAACATAGAAGAACAGAGGCTTTTGGCCAGCATACCCTCTCAAGAGAACCCAGAAAAGGCATGGTCCGACTCGTCTATGGCCTCTGATAGTGTCACACAGGTCACTGATACAGACAAGGGTGACACACATCAAGATGGCATTCAGAAGCCCATTCAAGAGTCCAAGCTTGGGGGTGATGTAGTCTGTGGCAGTACAGAGAACACAAGTATGGTAGATGAAGGAGAACAAAAGAGAGAAATTGTTGTTGAAACAGAGAAAGCAGGGATACAAGTGGTTATAACAGGTCCTGAAGAAGAAATGGTTAGAGAGGGAGACGAAGGTCCTGAAAATGGTGGGAATAACAGTGAAAAACCTGAGCAAACTTCAGGTGGTTTTGGTGTAACCGTTgatgaaaataaatatcagaGTTCAGACACAGGTAGTGAAGCCATTGATTCAGCATCATCAGGTGTGGAAAttcaagacacaaacacaatcgAAGGAAGgattgaaaacaaaacttttgtaGAAAGGGAAACAGAGCTCAAAGCTGCTAGTGAGATAAGTGTGGAAAGTGCAGAGGTAGATTTGGTAGAAAAGCACACAGAGAGCAAATGCATGGATAGTAAAAGAGATAATATTTTGGATAGTGGAATAGAAGGAACAACAGATAAAGATGTAATGGATGGTTCAGGTCAAATCGAGAAAGTCATCAGTGTGGATGAATGTGCAACCCCAGAAAGTACTGGCGCTGTATCAGAAGAAATAAATTGGAGCATATCAAAGTGCCAAGAAGAAATTCAAGGTCAAGAAGCACGTTTTCTGAAATCAGAAGCTGGAAATACAGAGTCTGCTAGGGACAGTACTTTGCTTTCTTTAGAGAGTGAGGTTAACTCTGTAAAAGGTGAAATTAATGAAGAATTATCTGAAAGTCTGGTAGCTAGGTTACCAGAGGGTGAAAGTTGTGACAACACATTGAGTGACAAAGAACATGATGTAGCTATAACTTTAAGTGAACAGTTACATAGGGAACAATATTCTGAGGTAGTTTTAAGGGAAACGGAGTCAGAGGGAGAAGAGAGGGTTGTTTCAGGAGACAGTGTGACCCCAGTCCTGCCAAACACTCAGTCTGATCCTGAAAGCAAAGGGACAAGAGAAGAAGCTTCATTGGATGGACCTACTGAACCACCGGTATTGGAATGCGCTGATGATCCAGGAAGGGACACCACAGACGAATCGGCCATTGAgagtgaaggaaaagaaaatgaagtagCTCAAGGAGCAGAGCCTGAAATGGATTCAAAACCAGATGAGAATGATTTGGACAATAGAATCCAGGAGGAAGGTGCAGAAGTAGTCAAAGAACATGACTTGAAGACTGAGGATTCTGGATTAGGGACAGAAGATGTAAGAGAAAAGCCGGAAACACAAGAAATTGACAAGAAAACTGAAAGTCAATCTCCAACAGAAGCACAAGATTCAGGGTGCCGAGATCTGGAGGAAAATGAACATCCCCAGCCGACTGGACCTGAATTTGAGGAGGGTGAATGTCCCCAGCTGACTGGACCTGAACTCAAGGAAGATGAACGTCCCCAGCTGGCTGAACCTGAACTCAAGGAAGATGAACGTCCCCAGCTGGCTGAACCTGAACTCAAGGAAGATGAACGTCCCCAGCTGGCTGAACCTGAACTCGAGGAAGATAAATGTCCCCAGCCCGCTGAACCTGAACACGAGGAAGTTGGAGGTCCCCAGCCAACTGGACCTGAACACGAGGACGATGGGCATCCCCAGCCAACTGAACCTGAACTTGAGGAGGATGAATGTCCCCAGGTGACTGGACCTGAACTCAAGGAAGATGAACATCCCCAATCAATTGGACCTGAACTCAAGGAAGATGAACGTCTCCAATCAACTGGACCTGAACTTGAGGAAGACGAATGTCCCCAGCCCACTGGACCTGAACTCGAGGAAGATGGACGTCCCCAGCCCACTGGACCTGAACTTCAGGAGGATGGATCTCCCCAGGTGGCTGGACCTGAACTCAAGGAAGATGAATGTCCTCAACCAACTGGACCTGAAATCAAGGAAGACGGACGTCCCCAGCCGACTGGGTCTGAACTCGAGGAAGATGGATGTCCCCAGCCCACTGGACCTGAACTCAAGGAAGACAGACCTCCCCATTCCACTGGACCTGAACTCAAGGAAGACAGACCTCCCCATTCCACTGGACCTGAACTCGAGGAAGACAGACATCCCCAGCAGACTGGACCTGAAATCCAGGAAGACAGAGGTGCCCATCTCCCTGGTACTGAACTTGAGAAAGATGGCTGTCCCCAGCCCACTGGACCTGAAGTTGAGGATGATGGCCATCCCCAGCCCACTGGACCTGACGTTGAGGATGATGGCCGTCCCCAGCCCACTGGACCTGACGTTGAGGATGATGGCCGTCCCCAGCCCGCTGGACCTGTACTCGAGGAAGATGGAGGTCCCCAACCCACTGCACTTGAACTTGAGGAAGATGGAGGTCCCCAACCCACTGCACTTGAACTCGAGGAAGATGGAGGTCCCCAGCCCACTGCACTTGAACTTGAGGACGATGTCCGTCCCCAGCCCGCTGGACCTGAAGTCGAGGACGATGTCCGTCCCCAGCCCACTGGACCTGAAGTCGAGGACGATGTCCGTCCCCAGCCCGCTGGACCTGAACTCGAGGAAGATGGAGGTGTCCAGCCCACTGCACCTGAACAcggaaaggaaaacaaatcagTAGATAATGAAGAGGAGAAGAAAATGGAGCTTACTGGAGGAAATGAGAGAAAAAACGATggtgaggaaaaagaaaatgaaacagaaaaagatattGCAGAAATCTTAGATGTTGGTGTTGAATTTGGAGATAATGTCAATACTGTGGATTTAAGTGAAGAAGGGAAAAGTACTGTCTCAAGCTGCAACCCACTGGTAGGATCCCCAATAACTAAAGGTTTGGAAGAACCAACAGGTGAAAGCACTGTTCTATATCCTGAAAATTGTGAGTTGAAAGATAAATCTGAACTCCAGATGCAAGGTAATTCAGACACAAATGTGCTTGCTGACACTTCAAACCTGACTTCTGAAGAGGTAAGTGATGTCAGTGAAACCCCAGAAAAGGTGGACATCGACACCGTTGTTACAGACAATAGCTTTGATGCAAAGATGGATGCAGCTAAGGAAGAAAGCCAGGAGTGTTTGACTGCTCAGGGCGTTTCTTCAGTAGGAGCATTAGCAGAATGTGTGGAAAAAGTAATCGCACAAGTTGAAAGAACAGAGGTGGAAGAAGATGAAATTCAGGAAAAGTCACAAGTCAAAGATGATCCAGTAGATTCCTTGAATCTCAAAGGAGAAGGGGAGTCAGCTGAGAGAACAGAAGTACAAGAAACAGACCCTAAGGAAGAAACTAAGACTCAGGTAAAGGAGGAGTCGCCAGTGATGTTAGAAAATGAtctaaaaaaaggcaaagatATGCTTGAAACAAACGAGGCACAGGAAATTGgtaaaagagaaaatattgaGTTGCAGGTTAAACATGATGGTAGTGTTCAggatacagtaaatgctgaCTCAGAAGATGTCTCTTCTGGGAGGACGATGGATTCTTGTGTTTCTATTAGTGAAGCTGGTGCATCGCATCCAGAAGGAAGTAATGGGAACAAAGAACACCAAAAGCAGACAGAGGTCCAGGATAAATGTGCCACAAGTCCAGTGAAGGAAAAGTCTGAAACTAAGAATGCGGGGCAGGCTGAGCTCAGTAAGGTCCTCTGTGTATCTGAAAAAGAGCAAGAACTGACCAGTGagaaagaagaagaggaggaagaggatgaGAAAGGAGATTCGTTTGAGTTTGAAGACTCTGCACTTGCAGAGGAGCAACCTCGGGAAGAAAAAATAGAGGCAGCATCGGGGGCGCTGGAGCCGCGTACCGAGAAGAAAGATGGCAATCAAGATGTGAAGAGTGTCAGCTCGGATAAAGTAGAAGACCTTGAACAGTCCAAGCAATCTGAAGCTGGTGAGACAGAGGCTCCACAGCAGGAATCTGAGTCAAAACCAGGGGCACATGAGGAGAGTTCTGCTGTGAAATCTGCAGACAGGGTGAGAGAATCAGCAGAAGATGAACAGGACCAGAATGGATCACAAGAGGAGGGCAATACGATGGAGGGGGCAGTCAAAGATAAGGGGCAAACAGAAAGTCAGGCTCAAAAGAGTGGGGGTGCAAGAAATCAAGAAGAGACAGAGGGTGACGATCTTGGCAAGGCAGATTCAGCTAAAGGGAGTAAGAAGGGAAAGGGGAAAGGGAGGGATGATTGTAGGATGTCATAA